One Streptomyces sp. ML-6 genomic region harbors:
- a CDS encoding 4-oxalocrotonate tautomerase family protein produces MPVISVDWWKGNDRARRQELVGELTACVSRIAGCPEEAVTVIVRDVDPGHWGKGGMLADTPPDPDATALPAPQDTGGQQP; encoded by the coding sequence GTGCCTGTGATTTCCGTTGACTGGTGGAAAGGCAACGACCGTGCCCGACGCCAGGAACTGGTCGGTGAGCTGACCGCCTGCGTGTCCCGGATAGCGGGGTGCCCCGAGGAGGCCGTCACCGTCATCGTGCGGGACGTGGACCCCGGCCACTGGGGGAAGGGCGGCATGCTCGCCGACACACCCCCGGACCCCGACGCCACCGCTCTGCCCGCCCCGCAGGACACCGGGGGGCAGCAGCCGTGA
- the epsC gene encoding serine O-acetyltransferase EpsC — translation MSLLSPTKPEPNPSSDPASGPAPAPATGSGTAAAAPASATPASAVPRLLSALREDLDVVVTRDPSVRSKKEAVLHPALTALWAHRIAHRLHGRGLRIPARLLARWARRVTAVEIHPGAVLGRRVFIDHGAGVVIGETAVVGDDVTMYHQVTLGAVGWWSDNERPEGDRRHPVVGSGVVLGANATVLGPVTVGDRAVIGAQALVNKDVPRGARVLAPTAVIKEPGRRPELMEDVFTVIASAGSW, via the coding sequence ATGAGCCTGCTCAGTCCGACGAAACCGGAGCCGAATCCGTCCTCCGACCCCGCGTCCGGCCCCGCCCCCGCCCCCGCCACGGGCTCCGGGACGGCGGCTGCCGCCCCTGCCTCCGCCACTCCTGCCTCCGCAGTCCCCCGACTCCTGTCCGCCCTCCGTGAGGACCTCGACGTCGTGGTGACCCGGGACCCGTCCGTGCGGAGCAAGAAGGAAGCCGTCCTCCACCCCGCGCTCACCGCGCTGTGGGCGCACCGGATCGCTCACCGCCTGCACGGCCGCGGTCTGCGGATCCCGGCCCGGCTGCTGGCCCGGTGGGCGCGCCGGGTGACGGCCGTGGAGATCCACCCCGGGGCGGTGCTGGGCCGTCGGGTCTTCATCGACCACGGCGCCGGCGTGGTGATCGGTGAGACCGCCGTCGTCGGCGACGACGTGACCATGTACCACCAGGTCACCCTCGGCGCGGTCGGCTGGTGGAGCGACAACGAGCGGCCCGAGGGCGACCGGCGCCACCCCGTGGTCGGCAGTGGCGTCGTCCTCGGCGCCAACGCCACCGTCCTCGGTCCGGTGACCGTCGGTGACCGGGCGGTCATCGGCGCGCAGGCCCTCGTCAACAAGGACGTCCCCCGCGGTGCCCGGGTGCTCGCGCCCACCGCCGTCATCAAGGAGCCCGGTCGCCGGCCGGAACTGATGGAGGACGTCTTCACCGTCATCGCCTCCGCGGGTTCCTGGTGA